From Chryseobacterium sp. IHB B 17019, one genomic window encodes:
- a CDS encoding mevalonate kinase family protein, translating to MTNPLFYAKILLFGEYGIIEDSQGLTLPYSFYKGTLKFSSLDSDFEKKSNEHLTKYSDYLQNLDLPEGFELNVSKFKEEISKGLFFDSNIPQGYGVGSSGALVAAIFERYSISKHEPENISKDELKSLRTVFGLMESYFHGKSSGIDPLICYMNLPILIESKESVDRVAIPESEAGKGAIFLIDSGMTGETGPMVQIFFEKMKTEGFRKTLKEEFIRYNNACIDAFLKKDMNPFFRNLKKLSHWAYEHFRPMIPESLFNVWKKGLDSNAYYLKLCGSGGGGYILGFTKDYEKAEKMLDGFHKEVIYRF from the coding sequence ATGACAAACCCTTTATTTTACGCAAAAATCCTTTTGTTCGGAGAATACGGAATCATAGAAGATTCCCAAGGTTTGACATTACCTTATAGTTTTTATAAAGGTACCCTCAAGTTCTCATCATTAGATTCTGATTTTGAAAAGAAATCTAATGAACATCTTACAAAATACTCAGATTATTTACAGAATTTGGATCTTCCCGAAGGTTTTGAGCTCAATGTTTCAAAATTTAAAGAAGAAATTTCCAAAGGATTATTTTTCGACAGCAATATTCCGCAAGGTTACGGAGTAGGAAGTTCAGGCGCTTTGGTGGCGGCTATTTTTGAACGATATTCTATTTCTAAACATGAACCTGAAAACATTTCTAAAGACGAATTAAAAAGCCTCAGAACTGTTTTTGGTTTAATGGAAAGCTATTTTCACGGAAAAAGTTCCGGAATTGATCCATTGATCTGTTACATGAACCTGCCCATTCTTATCGAAAGTAAAGAAAGCGTTGACAGGGTTGCCATTCCGGAAAGCGAAGCCGGAAAAGGTGCTATTTTCCTGATCGATTCAGGAATGACGGGAGAAACCGGGCCTATGGTTCAGATTTTCTTTGAAAAAATGAAAACAGAAGGTTTCCGTAAAACCCTGAAAGAAGAGTTTATCCGTTACAACAACGCTTGTATTGATGCTTTCCTCAAAAAAGATATGAATCCTTTCTTCAGAAATCTTAAAAAGCTTTCACATTGGGCTTACGAACATTTCCGCCCGATGATTCCTGAAAGTTTATTTAATGTCTGGAAAAAAGGACTGGATTCAAATGCTTATTATTTAAAACTCTGCGGAAGTGGCGGCGGAGGTTATATCCTGGGTTTCACCAAAGACTATGAAAAGGCAGAAAAAATGCTTGACGGTTTCCATAAAGAGGTGATTTACAGATTCTAA
- a CDS encoding T9SS type A sorting domain-containing protein: protein MIKKLLLLSILQFSLLGFAQNMKPVAQKVSEYHAQKKDFEKYDLFEVNKASEKLAEYKRAATDITVINVDAKQLKKLVHDKPEFLEISFPFDGKQITLELYKNQIFTNDFKVTTNKGEIINYTPGAYYQGIVKGDSGSIVAFSFFDNNIVGVASTPELGNIVVGKVKNSEDFVSYSDSKLTGANPFVCGVDELTDNHKQKVSFDPNAKQNTGKVLTQNCVRVYYEICYTPYVNNGSSTTTTTDWLTAIHNNISTLYNNDDVRIALNEIYIWTTQDPYSGTPNANLASFRTNRQSFNGDLAHLVNQPSTTSVAYVNSLCTANRHAYSGASQTYNNVPVYSWTIMAMTHEMGHSLGSPHTHACAWNGNNTAIDGCGPAAGANEGCNGPIPSTTVKGTIMSYCHLISGVGINFANGFGPQPGALIRNTVDSKACLGTDCITACGTTITGLAISNITQISANAAFTDATSTSWKYKLTKFDGTPVTNGTSSTQSFNFSNLQPATYYLLSVGTDCSAGYQRTQLFMTDADWCNGAQFTDTGGATANYGHNQTIVKTFYPSSGALTMNFTEFALELNYDFMYIYNGPSTSSPLFTGGNNLTGNTLPGSFTSTHPSGAITVRFVSDPAENASGWKANFSCAVLAVEDVNTKDNSVSIYPNPAKNMITISSKDALKSFKIYDEAGRLIKSEPSLKGTKFEVNISSMQTGNYVVTVETEKQKVTKKLIKQ from the coding sequence ATGATTAAAAAACTTCTACTTCTTTCTATTTTGCAGTTTTCCCTTTTGGGTTTTGCTCAGAATATGAAGCCGGTTGCTCAAAAAGTTTCTGAGTATCACGCTCAAAAGAAAGACTTTGAAAAATATGATTTGTTTGAAGTCAACAAAGCTTCCGAAAAATTAGCTGAATACAAACGAGCAGCAACAGATATTACAGTTATTAATGTTGATGCCAAACAGCTGAAAAAATTAGTTCATGACAAGCCGGAATTCCTGGAAATCTCTTTCCCTTTTGATGGAAAACAAATAACTCTTGAACTGTATAAAAATCAGATTTTCACAAACGATTTTAAAGTGACAACTAATAAGGGAGAAATCATAAACTATACTCCCGGAGCCTATTATCAGGGAATTGTAAAGGGTGATAGCGGATCAATTGTTGCCTTCAGCTTTTTTGACAATAATATCGTAGGAGTAGCTTCTACACCGGAACTTGGAAATATTGTAGTAGGAAAAGTGAAAAATTCTGAAGATTTTGTAAGTTATTCAGACTCAAAATTAACAGGCGCAAATCCTTTCGTTTGCGGTGTCGATGAATTGACGGACAACCACAAACAAAAAGTTTCCTTCGACCCGAATGCAAAGCAGAATACAGGAAAAGTATTGACCCAAAACTGCGTGAGAGTCTATTATGAAATTTGCTATACACCTTACGTAAACAACGGTTCAAGCACGACTACAACAACAGATTGGTTAACGGCTATTCATAACAATATTTCAACACTTTATAACAATGATGATGTAAGAATTGCTTTAAATGAGATTTATATCTGGACTACACAAGACCCATATTCGGGAACTCCGAACGCGAATCTTGCAAGTTTCAGAACAAACAGACAATCTTTCAACGGAGATTTGGCGCATTTAGTAAACCAGCCGTCTACTACAAGTGTAGCCTATGTAAATTCTTTGTGTACAGCAAACAGACATGCCTATTCTGGGGCTTCACAAACATATAACAACGTTCCGGTATATTCATGGACAATTATGGCAATGACTCATGAGATGGGACACAGCTTAGGATCTCCTCACACACATGCTTGTGCATGGAACGGAAATAATACGGCAATCGACGGATGCGGCCCTGCTGCAGGAGCAAATGAAGGCTGCAACGGTCCTATTCCTTCAACCACGGTAAAAGGTACCATTATGAGCTATTGCCACTTGATTTCAGGGGTAGGAATTAACTTCGCTAATGGCTTTGGCCCTCAACCGGGAGCTTTAATCAGAAATACGGTGGATTCTAAAGCTTGTCTGGGTACAGACTGTATTACAGCGTGTGGTACAACAATTACCGGGTTAGCTATTTCAAATATTACCCAAATTTCTGCAAATGCAGCATTTACAGATGCAACTTCTACCTCTTGGAAATATAAGCTTACGAAATTTGACGGAACTCCAGTTACTAACGGAACTTCATCAACTCAGTCGTTCAACTTTTCAAATCTTCAGCCTGCAACATATTATCTTTTATCTGTAGGGACGGATTGTTCTGCAGGATATCAAAGAACACAGCTGTTCATGACAGATGCAGACTGGTGCAACGGGGCACAGTTTACGGACACGGGTGGTGCAACTGCAAACTATGGACATAATCAGACCATTGTAAAAACTTTCTACCCGAGTTCAGGAGCTTTAACAATGAATTTCACAGAATTTGCTTTAGAATTAAACTATGATTTCATGTACATTTACAATGGCCCGTCTACGAGCTCACCACTGTTTACGGGTGGAAATAATTTAACAGGGAACACTTTACCAGGATCATTTACTTCAACACATCCTTCGGGAGCTATTACGGTAAGATTCGTTTCTGATCCTGCAGAGAATGCAAGCGGATGGAAGGCTAATTTCTCTTGTGCTGTTCTAGCGGTGGAAGATGTAAATACAAAAGATAACTCAGTAAGTATTTATCCGAATCCTGCCAAAAACATGATCACAATTTCGTCAAAAGATGCTTTAAAATCGTTTAAAATCTATGACGAAGCAGGAAGGTTAATTAAGTCAGAACCGTCTTTAAAAGGGACTAAATTTGAAGTTAATATTTCCTCAATGCAGACCGGAAATTATGTGGTAACCGTAGAGACAGAAAAACAAAAAGTCACAAAGAAATTAATTAAACAATAA